The following are from one region of the Paenibacillus sp. KS-LC4 genome:
- a CDS encoding S8 family serine peptidase, whose product MGTIKSMIAAVITLSLIFNLTPTTYAQNINEAGVEDTNVWSPTATESVYEDTGEVQEYMIAFEEKVDIKEFIDETDMVARSIFEQNAEQQDSKITTVLLTESEKEQLEQNPEIKYIEPNSPVSMLTEGVPVKEGDAYTYRNVDGDSVSWGLYSIGGDQAHQAEMKGVGVKIAVLDTGIAEHADLRVNGGVSFVNGVANFEDDNGHGTFVAGIIGAQINGQGVAGVAPDAELYAVKVLDAEGKGTYAQVVNGIDWAINNQMNIISISFGGMESSEILREAVIRANDAGILVVAAAGNSGAGEETELYPARFGEVVSVGAVTRSFKRAIYSSTGAQLNLVAPGSDILSTTFDGDYGVLSGTSVAAPFVVGAAALLISTNPQQTPSELKSTLHSSATPLGEQTSYGSGIVNVAKAIGLNEDPIPPIFLGSDTNEDEEWIPPIFEAQDGEVSILAYGHRGNGQSIVPGESATVSLILSAPKSKVYIGVFNPAGVKIGDGEFTNVSANVPIEYTWNTSSGLTPGTYKIKYAYSGTTLTDFFTIYVTATQSNATPVKPTGLYISSYSDSGIRINWNDMGGGLQYIVRLNGSTVTTTMNKSYTFTGLQPNTQYVMQVLTTNASGERSDDAIIYKSTLFPVPAGLTVTDVTETSMTLRWNRIVGADYSVRKDGQYFTTTSNNYQSFTGLDPDTTYNFTVASKNSSGELSEFSNALAKKTLADTTNPSVSISVATALPYYENKEILIHFSASDNIAVTKLNFIVKKDGVFLLNKDLPPNTPSQKYTPTTAGNYIFELTGYDKAGNSQTRSQIVIVSPEKKVIVYVPGFMNSEILQDGVEVWPSIRVSPFQNPLLLTSAGVPDNGTTQGKIFEKYANNDYGEAFIDYLEVSNVTVEPVGYDWRRDLRLAAELVKEKVDAEFDKAGGQKINLVTHSTGGIVARYYLLTDATAKNKVKNFINIASPNLGTARALKGLAVGDDLGVIQYKYFPLTLTEMHRMVQNYPAVFQLLPGEKYVNAYKGLYGNKFSSFYQYTNAQTPSKNKSSYSDTVAMIKENFNNAIYEVPEYSSSFRYTVENKQLDSAIKEYRLIGYYDDDRETILKLLEYKGPNRYTSSSYKAIWGMGDGVVSLLSANFNEQGSSTNYYLRSSHIGILRPKGTEPSNMFKIVKSIVADNDPLPAYNYPKPSLTEIKGDAIDILCPVNVVVTDQYGNKAFVDENGFVVNNIEGLTYEIVGESKLLFISAGVKVNFDIVGTDEGEVNLGVTRYESSVPVRTNLIQNLDINDKSQIKFEFTGGQAGTNQTDILYDFNGDGNVQVLHLTKEVPADEYLDNSYIDVTAPTVPTALSVAGKTETTVSLVWQAATDNEGIKGYEIYEGAKQVGFSKTLAYTVRDLKPNASYRFSIKAVDKEGNPSNSSAEVVAITNRDVQAPTVPVEIVVKSKTEKSVTLSWAASTDNVGVAGYDVYKNGNVLAGSSVSTEFTVTGLVPETAYSFTIKSKDASGNISGFSTAITVVTNADTEAPSVPTNLQLLTKTDQTVTLSWSASTDNIAVKNYDIYVGTELAGTSASTSYTVTKLMPDTSYDISIKAKDVKGNASELSSILNVRTMPDTTPPEAPTNLSASEKTATKLKLSWKEAKDNVAVTGYQIYEGSNLIGTTGSTSFEVTSLMPNKLYALTVKAYDAAGNISAASKSFESIFVVAEGRNKLVASNHMQYAKEDGTLWGWGNNSNGQLGDGTINSKSTAVQVPDVNGIVHTAAGSAHTLAVKEDGTVWVWGDNTYGQLGTGDRNGQLKAKQAWGLTDVIAVSASGNTSYALKKDGTVWTWGTSIHMYNLNLYAAEKKEGLEGVSQISAGTDKITALKSDGTVWEVTRNAKTPVQIVVPERVVAISEASGTLALTENGKVWYWPWAGQGSSGKATEMSGLSGVVGIAGGGSFSLALKSDGTVWAWGRNAEGQLGDGTTTDKQTPVQVKGLTEVRSISAGYSNGTAIKRDGTVWTWGLNSQGQLGDGTITNRLLPVQVKDNTAPTITLKYPIGTESQPMISNITRPSIGWEQVDTDAQTVYSQLHVQIADESGAVVVDSGQIAKNSRQAGGSWVVTADLPQNKLLKVRVRVKDDALWSEWTNYGWLKVTVVSPENKLVVSNHALYVKAGGTLWGWGNNSNGQLGDGTINSKSTAVQVPDVNGIVHTAAGSAHTLAVKEDGTVWAWGDNTYGQLGTGDRNGQMKAKQAWGLTDVIAVSASGNTSYALKKDGTVWTWGTSIHMYNLNLYAAEKKEGLEGVSQISAGTDKITVLKSDGTVWEVTRNAKTPVQIVVPERVVAISEASGTLALTESGKVWYWPWAGQGSSGKATEMSGLSGVVGIAGGGSFSLALKSDGTVWAWGRNAEGQLGDGTTTDRSTPVQVKGLTGVRSVSAGSLSSAAIKSDGSIWTWGWNGKGQLGDGTTANRTLPVKVMQ is encoded by the coding sequence ATGGGAACAATTAAATCTATGATAGCCGCTGTAATTACACTTTCACTAATCTTTAATCTCACGCCAACTACTTATGCTCAGAATATAAACGAAGCAGGTGTTGAGGATACAAATGTCTGGAGTCCAACAGCAACTGAATCGGTATATGAGGATACGGGTGAAGTTCAGGAGTATATGATTGCTTTTGAGGAGAAAGTAGATATTAAAGAATTTATTGATGAGACAGATATGGTTGCAAGAAGCATTTTTGAACAAAATGCAGAACAGCAAGATAGTAAAATAACAACAGTGCTGTTGACCGAATCTGAGAAGGAGCAACTGGAGCAAAACCCAGAAATAAAGTACATCGAGCCCAATAGCCCCGTGAGTATGCTAACAGAGGGAGTGCCCGTCAAAGAGGGAGATGCCTATACGTATAGAAACGTAGATGGTGATTCAGTAAGCTGGGGTCTCTATTCGATTGGAGGAGATCAAGCCCATCAGGCAGAAATGAAAGGCGTAGGAGTGAAAATCGCTGTCTTAGATACAGGAATCGCAGAACATGCGGATCTCCGTGTGAATGGTGGCGTATCTTTTGTAAACGGGGTCGCAAATTTCGAGGATGATAATGGGCATGGTACATTCGTAGCGGGCATTATTGGCGCGCAAATAAATGGTCAGGGAGTAGCTGGTGTGGCTCCTGATGCGGAATTATATGCGGTAAAAGTGCTAGATGCAGAGGGTAAGGGTACGTATGCACAAGTTGTAAATGGCATAGACTGGGCCATTAATAACCAAATGAATATAATTAGCATCAGCTTTGGCGGAATGGAATCGAGCGAAATTTTGCGCGAAGCCGTCATTCGAGCGAATGATGCAGGAATATTGGTTGTTGCTGCTGCTGGTAACTCAGGTGCAGGGGAAGAGACTGAGCTTTATCCAGCGCGTTTTGGGGAAGTTGTGTCCGTTGGCGCTGTTACCCGATCATTCAAACGCGCCATTTATTCAAGTACAGGCGCTCAATTAAATTTAGTTGCCCCTGGTAGTGATATTTTAAGCACAACCTTTGATGGTGATTACGGTGTTTTATCAGGTACATCAGTTGCAGCCCCATTTGTAGTAGGAGCGGCGGCGCTTTTAATCTCAACAAATCCTCAGCAAACGCCTTCCGAGCTCAAATCAACACTACATTCAAGTGCGACACCGTTAGGTGAACAAACTTCTTATGGCAGTGGAATAGTAAACGTTGCAAAAGCAATTGGTCTTAACGAGGATCCTATCCCTCCCATTTTTTTGGGTTCTGACACAAATGAGGATGAAGAGTGGATTCCTCCCATATTTGAGGCACAGGATGGAGAGGTTTCTATTCTTGCCTATGGGCATCGTGGTAATGGACAGTCCATCGTGCCTGGAGAAAGCGCTACGGTTTCTTTAATCCTTTCTGCTCCGAAGAGCAAAGTATATATTGGTGTTTTTAATCCAGCAGGTGTTAAAATTGGAGACGGAGAATTTACTAACGTAAGTGCAAACGTTCCCATTGAATATACATGGAACACCTCTTCCGGTTTAACTCCAGGAACATACAAAATTAAATATGCCTACTCAGGCACCACTTTAACAGATTTCTTTACTATTTATGTTACTGCAACTCAATCCAATGCCACGCCAGTAAAGCCTACGGGACTGTATATTAGCAGCTATTCAGATAGCGGCATTAGAATTAACTGGAACGATATGGGTGGTGGCTTGCAGTATATTGTTAGACTTAATGGTAGCACTGTCACCACTACAATGAACAAGAGCTATACATTTACAGGCTTGCAGCCAAATACGCAGTATGTCATGCAGGTGTTAACGACTAATGCATCGGGAGAAAGAAGCGATGATGCGATTATTTACAAAAGTACACTCTTTCCTGTTCCTGCTGGGCTAACGGTAACAGATGTTACGGAAACATCTATGACGTTAAGATGGAATAGAATCGTAGGAGCAGATTATAGTGTACGTAAAGATGGACAATATTTCACAACAACAAGCAATAATTATCAGAGCTTCACGGGCCTTGATCCAGATACTACTTACAATTTCACCGTTGCTTCGAAAAATAGTAGCGGGGAGCTAAGTGAATTTAGTAATGCGTTGGCTAAGAAAACACTAGCAGATACAACAAACCCATCGGTTTCGATTTCTGTGGCCACTGCGCTACCCTATTATGAAAATAAAGAGATTCTAATTCATTTCTCAGCGTCCGATAATATAGCGGTTACGAAGCTGAATTTTATAGTGAAGAAAGATGGTGTCTTTTTATTAAATAAGGATCTTCCACCAAATACACCTAGTCAGAAGTATACGCCCACAACAGCTGGGAACTATATATTTGAATTGACGGGGTATGATAAAGCGGGGAATTCACAGACTAGGAGCCAAATCGTTATTGTAAGTCCTGAGAAAAAGGTTATTGTTTATGTACCCGGGTTTATGAATTCAGAGATTTTACAAGATGGTGTTGAGGTCTGGCCGAGTATAAGGGTAAGTCCTTTTCAGAATCCTCTTTTGTTGACTAGTGCAGGTGTACCTGATAATGGAACTACTCAAGGTAAAATATTTGAGAAATATGCAAATAACGACTATGGAGAAGCATTTATTGACTATTTAGAAGTTAGTAATGTTACAGTTGAACCAGTAGGATATGATTGGAGGAGAGATTTAAGGCTTGCAGCGGAGCTTGTAAAGGAAAAGGTGGATGCTGAATTTGATAAAGCAGGCGGACAAAAGATTAATCTGGTCACGCATAGCACAGGAGGTATTGTAGCCAGATACTATTTGCTTACAGATGCTACAGCTAAAAACAAAGTAAAAAACTTTATAAATATTGCTTCACCTAATTTGGGCACAGCCAGAGCTTTAAAAGGACTAGCGGTTGGGGATGATTTGGGAGTTATTCAGTATAAATACTTTCCTTTGACGTTAACCGAAATGCATAGAATGGTGCAAAATTATCCTGCTGTATTCCAATTGCTTCCGGGTGAGAAATATGTGAATGCCTATAAGGGTTTATACGGAAATAAATTTTCTAGCTTCTATCAGTATACAAATGCGCAAACGCCATCTAAAAACAAATCTAGCTACTCTGATACCGTAGCCATGATTAAAGAAAACTTCAATAATGCTATTTATGAAGTCCCGGAGTATAGTAGTTCATTCCGATACACCGTTGAAAACAAGCAATTAGATTCTGCCATTAAGGAGTATCGTCTTATCGGTTATTACGATGACGACAGGGAGACCATATTGAAATTATTGGAGTACAAGGGACCTAACCGATATACAAGTAGCTCGTATAAAGCTATTTGGGGAATGGGGGATGGGGTTGTATCGCTGCTCAGTGCGAACTTTAACGAGCAAGGCAGCTCTACAAACTATTATTTGAGAAGTTCCCATATCGGTATACTCCGACCCAAAGGAACAGAACCATCTAACATGTTCAAAATCGTCAAAAGCATCGTGGCAGATAATGACCCATTGCCAGCCTATAATTATCCCAAACCGTCATTAACAGAAATTAAAGGTGACGCTATAGATATTTTATGCCCGGTTAATGTCGTTGTAACGGATCAATATGGTAACAAAGCCTTTGTCGATGAGAATGGTTTTGTTGTGAATAACATTGAGGGTTTAACTTATGAAATAGTAGGCGAATCAAAGCTCTTGTTTATATCAGCAGGTGTAAAGGTGAATTTTGATATTGTTGGAACAGATGAAGGGGAGGTAAATCTGGGTGTAACCAGATACGAATCCTCTGTTCCTGTTCGCACGAATTTGATTCAGAACCTGGACATTAACGATAAGTCCCAAATTAAGTTTGAATTCACAGGCGGTCAAGCAGGTACGAATCAAACGGATATTTTGTATGACTTTAATGGTGATGGAAACGTGCAAGTGCTTCATCTAACGAAAGAAGTTCCAGCTGATGAGTACTTGGATAATTCCTATATTGACGTTACTGCACCAACTGTGCCGACTGCTCTGTCTGTTGCAGGGAAAACAGAAACGACAGTGTCTTTGGTCTGGCAGGCTGCAACGGATAATGAAGGTATAAAAGGCTATGAAATTTATGAAGGTGCCAAGCAGGTTGGTTTTTCCAAGACGTTGGCGTATACCGTTCGAGATTTGAAGCCGAATGCTTCATACAGATTCTCCATCAAGGCGGTAGATAAGGAAGGTAACCCTTCGAATTCAAGTGCAGAAGTAGTTGCTATTACTAATCGGGATGTACAAGCGCCAACTGTTCCTGTAGAGATAGTCGTTAAATCAAAAACAGAAAAGTCGGTGACCTTGTCATGGGCTGCGTCTACAGATAATGTTGGCGTCGCGGGTTACGATGTTTATAAGAACGGAAATGTTCTTGCGGGATCTTCTGTATCTACAGAATTCACTGTAACGGGGCTGGTTCCAGAGACGGCATATTCCTTTACCATCAAGTCCAAGGATGCCTCGGGTAATATTTCTGGTTTCAGCACAGCGATAACGGTGGTGACTAATGCGGATACAGAAGCGCCCTCCGTTCCGACTAATTTGCAATTGCTGACTAAAACAGATCAAACCGTAACGCTATCATGGTCAGCATCTACCGATAATATTGCGGTAAAAAATTATGATATATATGTGGGCACAGAACTAGCAGGTACTTCGGCTTCTACCTCCTATACGGTTACAAAGCTGATGCCGGATACTTCGTATGATATTTCTATTAAAGCTAAGGATGTCAAAGGAAATGCTTCAGAGTTAAGCTCGATTTTAAATGTTCGGACGATGCCAGATACAACTCCTCCGGAGGCGCCAACAAATTTAAGTGCAAGCGAAAAAACAGCAACTAAGCTGAAATTGTCGTGGAAAGAAGCGAAGGACAATGTTGCGGTGACGGGTTACCAAATATATGAGGGTTCTAATTTAATAGGAACAACAGGCTCTACAAGCTTTGAAGTAACGAGTCTCATGCCAAATAAACTTTATGCCCTAACTGTAAAGGCATATGATGCGGCGGGAAATATATCTGCTGCAAGCAAATCCTTCGAAAGTATATTCGTAGTTGCTGAGGGGCGAAATAAATTAGTGGCAAGCAACCACATGCAATACGCAAAGGAAGACGGAACGTTATGGGGTTGGGGCAACAATAGCAATGGTCAATTGGGAGATGGCACGATCAACTCGAAATCAACGGCTGTGCAAGTGCCGGATGTAAATGGGATTGTGCATACAGCAGCAGGCTCCGCACATACGTTGGCGGTAAAGGAAGACGGAACGGTATGGGTCTGGGGCGACAATACGTATGGTCAACTGGGAACGGGTGATCGGAATGGTCAATTGAAGGCCAAGCAGGCATGGGGATTAACAGACGTGATAGCGGTGTCGGCATCAGGCAATACCAGCTATGCGCTGAAAAAAGACGGGACGGTATGGACATGGGGAACCAGTATCCATATGTATAACCTCAATCTATACGCAGCAGAGAAAAAAGAGGGATTGGAGGGCGTAAGTCAAATTTCGGCGGGAACGGACAAAATAACGGCTCTCAAAAGCGATGGAACGGTGTGGGAGGTCACTCGGAATGCAAAAACGCCTGTTCAGATTGTGGTGCCTGAAAGGGTAGTCGCGATTTCAGAGGCCTCAGGTACTTTGGCGCTCACGGAAAATGGGAAGGTATGGTATTGGCCGTGGGCGGGTCAAGGCAGCTCAGGCAAGGCAACGGAGATGAGCGGGTTAAGCGGAGTTGTAGGCATAGCTGGAGGGGGAAGCTTTTCATTAGCCTTAAAGAGTGATGGCACGGTCTGGGCATGGGGAAGGAATGCAGAAGGTCAATTGGGGGATGGCACGACAACCGATAAGCAGACTCCTGTGCAAGTAAAGGGTTTGACGGAGGTGCGGAGTATAAGTGCGGGTTATTCAAATGGTACGGCGATAAAACGTGATGGGACGGTTTGGACGTGGGGCTTGAACAGTCAAGGTCAATTAGGTGACGGCACGATTACGAATCGTTTGCTCCCTGTTCAAGTGAAAGACAACACGGCGCCGACGATTACGTTGAAATATCCGATAGGTACAGAAAGTCAGCCCATGATCAGTAATATTACGCGTCCTTCTATCGGCTGGGAGCAGGTGGATACGGATGCCCAAACGGTCTACAGCCAGCTGCATGTACAAATCGCGGATGAGTCAGGGGCAGTAGTAGTGGATTCGGGTCAGATTGCGAAAAATAGCCGTCAAGCAGGAGGGAGCTGGGTGGTGACTGCTGATTTGCCGCAGAACAAGCTCCTTAAAGTTAGAGTTAGGGTGAAAGATGATGCGTTATGGTCAGAATGGACGAATTATGGCTGGCTAAAAGTTACGGTTGTCTCTCCTGAGAACAAACTAGTGGTCAGCAACCATGCGTTGTATGTAAAAGCAGGCGGGACGTTATGGGGTTGGGGCAACAATAGCAATGGACAATTGGGAGATGGCACGATTAATTCGAAATCAACGGCTGTGCAAGTGCCGGATGTAAATGGGATTGTGCATACAGCAGCAGGCTCCGCACATACGTTGGCGGTAAAGGAAGACGGAACCGTGTGGGCATGGGGCGACAATACGTATGGTCAACTGGGAACAGGCGATCGGAATGGTCAAATGAAGGCCAAGCAGGCATGGGGATTAACAGACGTGATAGCCGTGTCAGCATCAGGGAATACCAGCTACGCGCTGAAAAAAGACGGAACGGTATGGACATGGGGAACCAGTATTCATATGTATAACCTGAACCTATACGCAGCAGAGAAAAAAGAGGGATTGGAGGGCGTAAGTCAGATTTCGGCGGGAACAGACAAAATAACGGTTCTCAAAAGCGATGGAACGGTGTGGGAGGTCACTCGGAATGCAAAAACGCCTGTTCAGATTGTGGTGCCTGAAAGAGTAGTCGCGATTTCAGAGGCCTCAGGTACTTTGGCGCTCACGGAGAGCGGGAAGGTATGGTATTGGCCGTGGGCGGGTCAAGGCAGCTCAGGCAAGGCAACGGAGATGAGCGGGTTAAGCGGGGTCGTAGGCATAGCTGGAGGAGGAAGCTTTTCATTAGCTCTAAAGAGTGATGGCACGGTATGGGCATGGGGAAGGAATGCAGAAGGTCAGCTGGGAGATGGCACGACAACGGATAGATCGACTCCTGTACAGGTGAAGGGCTTGACGGGGGTGCGGAGCGTAAGCGCGGGATCCTTGAGCAGTGCTGCAATTAAAAGCGACGGAAGCATTTGGACATGGGGCTGGAACGGAAAAGGCCAACTTGGAGACGGAACTACAGCGAATCGAACATTACCAGTTAAAGTAATGCAATAA
- a CDS encoding PAS domain S-box protein gives MDHFKNLFELSFDMLVVMDCNGRVVHYNSGLQKMLGYPVSLDSMKDFYTYMHHDDIAAMEALIPQLIQEGELSGYLNRFRCLDGSYKWLQWNVSLDQINMYFYVIGRDVHHQKSFEQHLAAQELWYRSCLDNLLDGFSYYKTVRDECGDIIDFRSEYMNDTFCRMMNYSKDEAVGRLWSQLFPDFTEEIREVLKQVTSSGKPVLRQERVYNKWLTDEESYDVLYYKMGDGFACSWRNVTEYRRAQEHLELSNLKFTSAFHTNATMNFLIDLETATIIEMNQKFSQTMRRGYYSHFVNSIMQAIPDQGLLENIELPFMRQSGETGYGVISGEVLELKSKRYFLAFAIDITELRKAKKHLLLMDKLNLLSSMAASIAHEVRNPMTTIKGFLQLMQKNTTLASYRDTLNLMISELDRANGIISEYLSLANTRFVQKEQKQLDVLVSNILPLLEADAAYSNILIVLDLHATEPVTVEEKEIRQLLLNLTRNAIEAMESGGELTIRTRMNQGNVILEVSDQGHGIPKEHIEAIFTPFYTTKETGSGLGLAVCRSIAEHHDANIEIESSEEGTTFRVVF, from the coding sequence GTGGATCACTTCAAAAATTTATTTGAGCTATCTTTTGACATGCTTGTAGTCATGGACTGCAACGGCCGCGTTGTGCACTATAACAGTGGTTTGCAGAAGATGCTGGGCTATCCTGTCTCATTAGATAGTATGAAAGATTTTTATACGTATATGCATCACGACGATATAGCAGCAATGGAGGCTTTAATTCCGCAATTAATACAGGAGGGAGAGCTTAGCGGGTACTTAAACCGATTCCGCTGCTTAGACGGCTCTTATAAATGGCTGCAATGGAATGTCTCTCTGGATCAGATTAATATGTACTTTTATGTCATAGGGCGTGATGTGCATCATCAGAAGAGCTTCGAACAGCACCTCGCAGCACAGGAGCTATGGTACCGTTCCTGCCTCGACAATTTGCTGGATGGCTTCAGCTATTATAAGACGGTCAGGGACGAATGCGGAGACATTATTGATTTTCGGTCGGAGTATATGAATGATACCTTTTGCCGCATGATGAATTATTCGAAAGATGAAGCTGTGGGCCGGCTGTGGTCGCAGCTTTTTCCTGATTTTACAGAGGAGATCAGAGAAGTGCTGAAGCAGGTGACGAGCAGCGGCAAGCCTGTTTTGCGGCAGGAACGAGTGTACAATAAGTGGCTGACCGATGAAGAAAGCTATGATGTGCTCTATTATAAAATGGGTGACGGCTTCGCCTGCAGCTGGCGAAATGTAACGGAATACCGCCGAGCACAGGAGCATTTGGAGCTTTCGAACCTGAAATTTACGAGCGCATTCCATACGAATGCGACGATGAATTTTCTAATAGATTTGGAAACAGCGACGATTATAGAGATGAATCAGAAGTTCTCGCAGACGATGCGGCGAGGATATTATTCCCATTTTGTTAATAGTATTATGCAAGCGATTCCAGATCAGGGGTTGTTGGAAAACATTGAGCTTCCCTTTATGCGGCAGTCTGGGGAGACGGGCTATGGCGTCATATCGGGCGAAGTGCTTGAGCTGAAGAGCAAGCGTTATTTTCTCGCCTTTGCCATTGATATTACAGAGCTGCGCAAAGCCAAAAAGCATCTTCTGCTAATGGACAAGCTGAATTTGCTCAGCTCTATGGCGGCAAGCATCGCCCATGAGGTACGCAATCCGATGACGACGATCAAAGGCTTTTTACAGCTGATGCAGAAAAATACGACGCTCGCCTCTTACCGCGATACGTTAAATTTAATGATTAGCGAGCTGGATCGCGCTAACGGCATTATTTCAGAATATTTATCACTGGCGAATACCCGTTTTGTGCAAAAAGAACAGAAGCAGCTGGATGTTCTCGTTTCGAATATCCTTCCGCTGCTGGAAGCGGATGCGGCCTACTCTAACATTTTAATCGTGCTTGATCTGCATGCCACAGAGCCCGTTACCGTGGAGGAGAAGGAAATCCGCCAGCTGCTGCTGAATTTGACGCGCAATGCAATCGAAGCGATGGAGAGCGGCGGCGAGCTGACGATTCGGACGAGAATGAATCAAGGCAATGTCATACTGGAAGTGTCTGATCAGGGTCATGGCATTCCGAAGGAGCATATTGAGGCGATTTTCACCCCTTTTTATACGACAAAGGAGACAGGAAGCGGGCTTGGACTTGCCGTGTGCCGCAGCATTGCGGAGCATCATGACGCCAATATCGAGATTGAATCCAGTGAGGAGGGTACGACATTCCGGGTCGTATTTTAA